Proteins from a single region of Calonectris borealis unplaced genomic scaffold, bCalBor7.hap1.2 HAP1_SCAFFOLD_123, whole genome shotgun sequence:
- the TADA2B gene encoding transcriptional adapter 2-beta isoform X2 — protein MWLQCLDGVPEDMAAHVGASRTPQEVMEHYVSMYIHGNLGKACIPDTIPNRVTDHTCPSGGPLSPSLTTPLPPLDISVAEQQQLGYMPLRDDYEIEYDQDAETLISGLSVNYDDDDVEIELKRAHVDMYVRKLKERQRRKNIARDYNLVPAFLGKDKKDKEKAPKRKITKEEKELRLKLRPLYQFMSCKEFEDFFENMHKERILRAKIRELQRYRRNGITKMEESAEYEAARHKREKRKENKNIASSKRGKEDGKEGEFAAIENLPGFELLSDREKVLCSSLNLSPARYVTVKTIIIKDHLQKRQGIPSKSRLPSYLDKVLKKRILNFLTESGWISRDAS, from the coding sequence GAGGACATGGCTGCTCACGTGGGAGCATCCCGAACGCCTCAGGAGGTGATGGAACACTATGTGAGCATGTATATCCACGGCAACCTGGGAAAAGCCTGCATCCCCGACACTATTCCGAACAGAGTAACGGATCACACGTGTCCCAGCGGTGGCCCGCTTTCTCCTAGCTTGACCACGCCGCTCCCACCGTTGGATATATCggtggctgagcagcagcagttGGGATACATGCCGCTTCGGGATGACTACGAGATCGAATATGATCAAGACGCGGAGACTCTGATCAGTGGCCTTTCTGTGAACTATGACGATGATGATGTGGAAATAGAGTTAAAAAGAGCTCACGTAGACATGTACGTAAGGAAACTCAAGGAGCGGCAACGGCGGAAAAACATTGCACGAGACTATAACTTGGTACCGGCCTTTCTGGGGAAGGATAAAAAGGACAAGGAGAAAGCTCCCAAACGAAAGAtcacaaaagaagagaaggagtTGAGGCTGAAACTGAGGCCTCTGTACCAGTTCATGTCTTGTAAGGAGTTTGAAGACTTCTTTGAGAACATGCACAAGGAGAGGATACTTCGAGCAAAGATTCGGGAGCTGCAGCGGTATCGTCGAAATGGAATCACCAAAATGGAAGAGTCAGCAGAATATGAGGCAGCCAGGCATAAAcgggaaaagaggaaggagaacaAAAACATAGCTAGTTccaagagagggaaggaagatggTAAAGAAGGTGAATTTGCTGCCATTGAAAACCTGCCTGGCTTTGAACTCTTATCGGACAGGGAAAAAGTGCTCTGCAGCTCTCTAAATTTGAGTCCTGCACGTTATGTGACTGTAAAAACTATAATCATTAAAGACCATCTCCAAAAAAGACAAGGAATTCCTTCAAAGAGTCGCCTTCCCAGTTACTTAGATAAGGTACtgaagaaaaggattttaaactTTCTAACAGAAAGTGGTTGGATATCCAGGGATGCTTCATGA